Part of the Bacillota bacterium genome is shown below.
CTCGAGCGACCTGCTGAAAGGGAGAAAACAATAAGGGGGGTCCTTTACCCCACACCGCATTCCCCCTGAATCGATCCCTTGCCAACCCACCGTAGGTACAACGTCCTGCAATTGATCGGGTTTTTCACTCATCTTCTACAGTTGGCTTCGTGCAGTGCCCGTGTGGTGGGCGTTTGCGTGTACACGGAAGGGCCTTGGCACCACACTACACCGCCCGCACATGAGGGGGCACCGCGACCCCCACGGCCTGGAACACCTTGCCACAAACCCCCTGAAGGGGCAAGCGTAGGCGGTAGCGACGACCATCCTGCTCTACCTCGACTTCCTGCAGCGCGGCAAGGTCCCGCACGATGTCGGCCCATTCGGGCTTCTCTCCGCGAAGTGCGAGCAAGCTCATGAGCTCGTGCCTTAAGAGCAGCGCAAGGAAGCTCGAGAAGATATGGCCCCTGATAGTGTCATCATACTTGTGGTACACCGGCCTTGTCTCCAAAAGGCTCTTCGCTGCCCGGAAGAACGCCTCTACCATCCAAAGCTCCTTGTACCTCAGTGCAACCTCATCGGCTGGTAACGTGGTGTTGGTCCTGAGCACGAACCTCCCGTCAAAACGCTCCTCTTCGGCCACCTTGTCCTTGTTTATGCTGATGGCCTTGCCGTCTATCTTGAGAAACCGGCGGTACCCACGATTGCTCACCAGCGCCTTGGGATTCCTCTCTAGCTCCTCCTGCAAAGCTTCAATGATGGCCTCTCTATCTGCCTTGTCTTTCGCTGCCTCCTCGGGGTTATAGCACAGCACGTAACGTCTGTCACCGACCCAGACTTCCTTCACCTTGAGGTTGTCATCGACGTCGCGATACCGGCCAGCCCGCGAGAGAACCTCTTCCCACACCTCTTTGACTGCACGCATCCGAACACCCAAGATATACTCCATCTGCCGCTCTTCAAGCCCTTCGATGATATCCTTGCTGCACATCCCCCGGTCCGCCACCCAGCACACCCTCTTGAGCCCAAACCGGGCCCTGGCCCTGTCCACCATCGGCAAGAGGGCTGTCACGTCCGTCTGGTTGCCAGGAGCAACATCGCAGCTTATCGGCCTCCCTGTCTGGGTCAGGAGCGCTCCGACAACCACCTGCTTGTGGTCGCCTCTGCGATCCTTGGAGCACCCAAGCTGCCCGAGCGTCTCCCCACCCCTGCCCTCGAAGTAGATGCTGGTGGTGTCGAAGAATACCAACGAAAGCTCAGTGAACAGATCCTGATGAGAAAAGAACAAGCCATCTTCGACGCGGTCCTTGACCCCTCCCAGCCAGCGCATCGCACGGTACAGATGGTGTAACTGTATCCCCTCCGCCCCAGCCACGGACACCCCTGTCATCCAGCGCGCCGCCTGTCGGTCAGAGCCTGCCTCGAACAGACGGTGCAGCACCGTGACGAAGATGGCCTTCTCCACGTCGAACTCGAACTTGCGCCCCTCCAATAGCTCCCCTATGATCGCCGGAAGCTTGAGCCGGTCCCATAGCCTCCCGAAGATGAGCTCCGGCCCTATGCTCCATGCTCCCAAAGCTCTGAGCTCTCCCCGCGAGTGGGCCTCCTGGAGCTTGACCTGGGCGCAGAAGCGTTCGAGGGACCGCATGAGCGTATCTATGTCCCCATCAGCCTGGAGGCGGTCAAGCCGTCCGAGAGTTGCAACTACTCGTTGGCGGGTGTGACTACCTTCGCGGTGGTTTTCCACCACCTGGAGGTAATCGTATTTGCCGGCGCGTTTCTTGCGGATGAACATGGGGCTACCTCCTTGTCACCCCAATTATGGCATGCCCATACGGCCATGTCAAGGCTTAGCCGCCGCAGCTGTGGCACCGCATTTTCCGCGCCTCAGAAACGGAAATGGCTCCATTACTGCATTTCCGGGTCAACGATCACCCCAAAACCTCGATTTGCTGTAGAAGATGAGTTTCAGAGACCTCGTAAGACGCCGATGCTGCGGGCGCTCGTGTGCCTGGTGGTTCGAGACCTTGTGCTGCCAAAACGGAGGTGGCAAGCAGATAAACACACGTGACGACCTGAAACAGCTGATTCAAAAGAGGATAAGTCCGGAAATGGCGACTAGGTTCATTAGAGGGCTTGTCACTACAGGCGCGCTGAGATGGCCGCCTTGGCGGCTCAAGTGGCGGCCCTGCGTATCCCGCCAATGTCGTCGTGGGTATCAAGGCCGGTCTGAAACTCCCCCGATGGGGTCGGTCGAGAATTCCTCCTTTGGGGTCACTAGAATCACTCCCCTCTGCCCCTTAACGGTGCCACCTGACCTGGTTCACAAAGCCCCTCATCCGAGGTGGTACGAACGGATTCGGACCGTCCTTGTATCCTAGGTATCCTAGGGCGAGGGTGCAGACCTGCACGCACCCATATAGAGCCCCCAGCGACCGCGCGAGTTCAACACTCTCTTTCGACTCACTTCCTGAGATTCCGTGGCGAGCGCGATGTTGTGTGTAGCCGCCACACAGTCGAACTGCGCGAGTTTGCCCTTGGCATCAGCACAGAAAGGTGAGCCCACACCTGCACCCAAAATGGAAGCTCATAGCATGGGATCTCTAGATGTAACAGCTTGTAGATGATGCCTTCCGCCAAGAAGCGTACCGGCTGGCGCCCAAGGTCGGTGCTGAAGACGAGGCGTCCTCACGATGAGCAACATACCCACTTCCGCTTCATAGGCCGCACACGAATCTCCCTAGGTATTCACCTCGATGCGCTCTGCCTAGGCTGTCACTCCAGACTTGAGCACCTTGACGGACGCAAACCTTTCCGGTGGGGCCACTCGAATATCGAACTCTGTCTCAGGATAGCCTCTTCTCGGAATTCGTTCCGCAAGTCCGGCTGCTCTTGACCCCAAGATCTGTGAGCACTTCGAAGAACAAGGCCATCCGCAAACTTCACTCCTATTCATACGGACCTAAGAAACGCTCCCCATTAAAGTGAATGAGATGATCGGGGTTTTCCGCTATCCATACTTCGGTTTCCCATGCAATATGCCTCAGGTATTTCGCAAGCACATGGGAATCAGGGAACACCGTAACAAACACTAGTCCTGCCTTTGCAGTTCCGAATATCTCCTTAAGCTCAACATGGCGTTTATGATCGACAGGACCGTGGCTGCTGCACGCCTCTATCAGTACTAGCCAATTCCTGTCTCTAAGATAAACGACAACATCAGGCATCTTGCCATGTTCGCTAACAATCACACCAAGATCTGCAAGGATCGTAGGATCAAAATAGGCCCATTTTCGCGCAGTATCTCCGACATAGATGACATCGGCACCAGGGGTAAAACGTGGGCAGAACTCCTCAATGACCTGCTTTATTAGCTCGTTCTGTCCGCCAGGCGAGAGTTCTAATGTCCTTCCCGGCTTAAGTCGTACTGGCACCTTCCGCATGTTCCGTCTCCTGGCATACTTATCTCTCAGCGTGCCTACTGAAGCTAGATATTCCTTTAATCTACAGGTCCACTCAGCTGTACCGTACGCCCGTAGCACGTTGAGAAGCATCGGGTCGACCTGATATCTATTGTTCGGACTATTGGTAGGCCTGTCCGGATCATCAGGATTCTGCACTACCAGCCGCGCCTGGATGAACTGATGAACGGTGAAACGACGCACAGTCTCCCGGGTATTAGGTGCATACTCCTTTCCGTAGTGTTCCTTGAAAAAAGCCATCATCTCTGTAATGCCCCGTAAAGCAGGCGAAGCCTGTGACCAAGGCGTATCTGGTTTCATATCAAGTAGCGCGAGTAGGGTCAGTGCGGACCTCTCATTAACTTGATTGCGGGGCAACCCCAAAGCCTTGAGTATCTCGATGGCCTCGTCAATTCTTTTCTTCACACGAATAGGACCAATTGTATTCCCTTCATCTGCCATTCGCACCAGACCTTCCTCAACTAATCTGTCAATCTCGTCTTGACTCAATGGCTGATTCCCAACCTTGACTCCTAGAGCCTCTAGTTCATGCTTTGTTGGATACCTCAGCTTCCGCAAATCCGTTGCATTAACTTGAGTATGACCGTTGAACTGACGGAAGAACGCATCGACGACTGTGGAGTTGAGAAACACGGCCAAACCTTTGGCCAAGTTCTCGTCAAGCCCGCCACCGTTTTGATGAAAGTAGTTGAGATGATTCTCAAAGGCCACCTCGCCCTGGAACACCTTTGCCGAATCATAAATAGCCGCAACTACACGTTTCCGTTCTTCCTTGGTTGAGAATCGCTTTACCAAGACGTATACACCTGGAGGCACAAGCAATTCCTCTGTTTCTGGCGCTCTGACTATCGCATTCGGCTTCCCTCTCAACTGCTGCGGCCACCGAATGCCTCCGTTATCGAAGTGCCCGGGGTAGATCAACGGGACTGTATCCGGCCCAGGGTTTGCTCGCAGGAATCCCTTTGTTCGAAAATCCACTACTCGCCCTGTAGATACCTCGAGGCCCAGTTCTGCCAGCGTTGATCTAAACCCTTGCATTCTATCTGCTATCTGTTGCTCAATTCGGTCTGTAGGAATATGGATGAAGTAATCAGGGTCATTAGGGGTGACTAACTCAGAGTAACTTGCGTGACGCTCTGTGATAAGGTCATCCCCAGGCCCCTCGCTTGAAGTGATAACAACTTCTCTCGGTGGCTCACCTCCCCGTATAGCGTGGAAAATCACATTCTCCTGAAGCACTCCATCATCTTTGAAAGCCTGGCTCCTTGCATTAAACAAATGCACTTGCCTCAGCACCATGTTGCTAAGAAACAGCTTCCGGAAGGGTTTAAAGTATGGCCCATTGCAGAAGCTACGAGGAGTAATCGCGACCAATTCGCCTTCGGGGCCTAACAAGTGAATAACAACGGAAAGAAATCCTGCATACAAGTTGCTTGTCTCGACACCAATTGACCGCAAAAGAAGACGCTCCTTCGATTTGCTGTGAATCTTCCGGTAAGGAGGGTTCAGAATCGCGCAGTCGAAGCCAGCAGTCAAATGCGACGAAAACAGATTACCGCGAATCAGGGAGACCCCTGCTTCGATAAAATCTTCGTCGAGGATCGTAGAACTAAAGTCAATGCCAGCGCGTTGGCATTCGGCTTGGCATGCTGCAAGCGTTTCCTTAAGGTATTCAAGGAAAACCGGTTCAATTTCATATGCTGCTATTTCGATCCTTTGTGGCCTATACTCACGGTTACAAAGCTCTGCCACGAACGCCGCACAAAGCGTACCAACACCAGCACCTGCATCTAGCAATCTAATAACCGGCCGTTTTGCATCAAACATAGAGGCCATACGCCCCGCCACAGGTGCCGGAGTCAAAAACTGGCCCATCTTGCTCCGTTGAGATCTGTCGATCTGTTGATTCGCAGCGATTCGGAAAAACTCCACTTTATCAAGAAGCGACCAGGAAATAGACCCTAGTTTGGGCTCAACAGTTATCCCCTGTCTCATGGGTGCCATTTACCTTCACCCTCTCCCTCCTCCTCTTCATTACTTATTATTGGCAGTAACGCCTCTACGCATGCAGGATCTCCCCTTTAAGTCCGCTACTTCCATGCTACCATCCTTGCCTTGCCTATGATTCTGTCAAAATCCTCGCGTTTGATTTGTACGATGGGTAGGCGAAGATGCAGGCCATAATTCTCCTTATTCACAATGAAATCTAGATTTGGAATCAAGGGTCTTATTTCTATAAAGGGCTCAAGCCGACGGATATTGCTCAACACAATGCTATGTTCCATAAACGATAAACCAAAGCCTCTTAGGATATCCCGTTGTTCCTTCGACACTTTGCCAGATTCAGCGGCTACTTGTGCAGCGGCGACAAAGTACCTCCGTCCAGGTCCTGCGAGGTAAACTAACACTTCGTCTCCCTTAACTAGCTTTGTCCGCAGAGGCGCTTGTGTCGTAAACGCCCAGAATCCTCGGCCCAATAATGCATCAGCAATATCGTAGGCTGAAGCCACCTCTTCTGGTGAAATCTGCACATCATTGGCTACGAAGATAAAGTAGTTTCCTGCCATAACGGCCACCACCTGTCTTGTCGATTTCATGAACCAATAACCTACCTTACCTGACCTGAACCGACATCGTTCGGAATCGAAGCTTCACACCATTGTCGGGAATTGCGACAGGATACATCTCTTGACTTCGGCCGCGTCTATCGTTCCTAGGGGCACGTAGGTTGCCTCTCGAACCCAGTTTGTGCCAGGGTTGACAGGTCTAGTGTGTGTTTGGCCACACACAACCCGTTGACTGCTCGACAGCCTATCAACCTGGTACATCGTCTGCCCCATGCCTTAGCGCCGATGATGGTGCGAATCCCTGACGTCCCGTCTGGCTTATCTCCGCCCGCAGCGGGCAATGACTCGAGAAACACGGATCTTGAAGCGAGAGAAAACAGGCGGCTGCGGGCAGCAAGCATTGTCTGTACACTCATAGAACGGGTTTAGCGCTGTCGCTACCCCAGTACCCTGTAACGCACCATTCCCACAGGCAGCCCGACCCTAGCTGCGAACCGCTCTATAGTTTCGCCAAGTTTCGACTCTTCTCCTCCCCACAAGAGCCCCTCAGCAAACCTTTTGGCTTCGTGCTCCACCTTCTTAGGTCCATACGGCACCCATCCGCGACACCGTCGTGTGGAGTTCATCCGGTTTCGTGGACACTCAAAGGCTACGCTGCGGACTCTCTAACTTGGTTGTGATTTCTCTCTGAGATGGCCCATTTCCTTTCGTGCTGCGGAGAACTTAGACATCCAAGGGCGGGGTACCGAGGCTTCCGGTTATAGAAGCTTTCGATGTATTCGAAGATGGCCGAGGCTAGAGTCTGACGGCTTGGCTAGCCGGGCCGCCCGAGAGGTTGTCGCGATCATCATGGAATCTCGCGTACCGTACCCCCGCTTGGTTTGTCACGTGTTTGTTGCCTCGCTCGTGGTGGTGCAGAGAACCTCGCCGTTGAGAGGCATCCATGGGAGCGGCAGCTCCCCATGGGCTGCCAAGCGTCGAAACCCCGACTCTGCTTCCTTGAGCCCCGCCAGCGTCCTCCTCAAGACCCCTTTCCACTACGCCACCTCTTGACTCTGCGTGGTGGTTGGTCCTTCCCCTTTCTACGGCGGACTCTATCGGATTCGTGGAATGTAAGGTGCGCCGGAGAGCGCCTGTCGGTATGGCCTTGATAGCGCCTATCCCGCCAATCCCCACAGAAGTGCCGAAACACTTTAAGAGCGCGTTGTCACTCGTGCGGAATCTGTCTGTCTCTCGCATTCTCGTGTATTCTCATTTGACAGACTAGGAAGAAGCTGGTTTAATAAAAATTGGAACATATCTCATCAAGAGTGGCTGAGAGAACGGCTCGATGAAGCCCGGCAACCTGCCTAGGTCGCGCTGT
Proteins encoded:
- a CDS encoding IS1634 family transposase, encoding MFIRKKRAGKYDYLQVVENHREGSHTRQRVVATLGRLDRLQADGDIDTLMRSLERFCAQVKLQEAHSRGELRALGAWSIGPELIFGRLWDRLKLPAIIGELLEGRKFEFDVEKAIFVTVLHRLFEAGSDRQAARWMTGVSVAGAEGIQLHHLYRAMRWLGGVKDRVEDGLFFSHQDLFTELSLVFFDTTSIYFEGRGGETLGQLGCSKDRRGDHKQVVVGALLTQTGRPISCDVAPGNQTDVTALLPMVDRARARFGLKRVCWVADRGMCSKDIIEGLEERQMEYILGVRMRAVKEVWEEVLSRAGRYRDVDDNLKVKEVWVGDRRYVLCYNPEEAAKDKADREAIIEALQEELERNPKALVSNRGYRRFLKIDGKAISINKDKVAEEERFDGRFVLRTNTTLPADEVALRYKELWMVEAFFRAAKSLLETRPVYHKYDDTIRGHIFSSFLALLLRHELMSLLALRGEKPEWADIVRDLAALQEVEVEQDGRRYRLRLPLQGVCGKVFQAVGVAVPPHVRAV
- a CDS encoding adenine methyltransferase, which codes for MAPMRQGITVEPKLGSISWSLLDKVEFFRIAANQQIDRSQRSKMGQFLTPAPVAGRMASMFDAKRPVIRLLDAGAGVGTLCAAFVAELCNREYRPQRIEIAAYEIEPVFLEYLKETLAACQAECQRAGIDFSSTILDEDFIEAGVSLIRGNLFSSHLTAGFDCAILNPPYRKIHSKSKERLLLRSIGVETSNLYAGFLSVVIHLLGPEGELVAITPRSFCNGPYFKPFRKLFLSNMVLRQVHLFNARSQAFKDDGVLQENVIFHAIRGGEPPREVVITSSEGPGDDLITERHASYSELVTPNDPDYFIHIPTDRIEQQIADRMQGFRSTLAELGLEVSTGRVVDFRTKGFLRANPGPDTVPLIYPGHFDNGGIRWPQQLRGKPNAIVRAPETEELLVPPGVYVLVKRFSTKEERKRVVAAIYDSAKVFQGEVAFENHLNYFHQNGGGLDENLAKGLAVFLNSTVVDAFFRQFNGHTQVNATDLRKLRYPTKHELEALGVKVGNQPLSQDEIDRLVEEGLVRMADEGNTIGPIRVKKRIDEAIEILKALGLPRNQVNERSALTLLALLDMKPDTPWSQASPALRGITEMMAFFKEHYGKEYAPNTRETVRRFTVHQFIQARLVVQNPDDPDRPTNSPNNRYQVDPMLLNVLRAYGTAEWTCRLKEYLASVGTLRDKYARRRNMRKVPVRLKPGRTLELSPGGQNELIKQVIEEFCPRFTPGADVIYVGDTARKWAYFDPTILADLGVIVSEHGKMPDVVVYLRDRNWLVLIEACSSHGPVDHKRHVELKEIFGTAKAGLVFVTVFPDSHVLAKYLRHIAWETEVWIAENPDHLIHFNGERFLGPYE
- a CDS encoding EVE domain-containing protein, translated to MAGNYFIFVANDVQISPEEVASAYDIADALLGRGFWAFTTQAPLRTKLVKGDEVLVYLAGPGRRYFVAAAQVAAESGKVSKEQRDILRGFGLSFMEHSIVLSNIRRLEPFIEIRPLIPNLDFIVNKENYGLHLRLPIVQIKREDFDRIIGKARMVAWK